One region of Methanobacterium formicicum DSM 3637 genomic DNA includes:
- a CDS encoding isocitrate/isopropylmalate dehydrogenase family protein, producing MYTITVIPGDGIGPEVMGATLDILKASDLEFDFQEARAGYACFEDTGTNLPDETVEMAKNSDATLFGAVTSVPEQKTVGSILALRKKLGLYANLRPVKSYPGVKAVYDDLDILIIRENSEGLYSEIEEYTEEGATALRVITRKASERISHVAFTEALKRGKKRVTAVHKANVLRKTDGVFRDSFWKVASEYNQMDDYRDIETDEFYVDAAAMFLVTDPYRFQVLVTTNLFGDILSDEGAGLVGGLGMAPSANIGDNNGLFEPVHGSAPDIAGKGVANPAAMILSACLMLNFLGEHQEAFKLEEALINVLEQGKYLTPDLGGTSTTEEMARAVREIFEK from the coding sequence ATGTACACAATAACAGTAATACCTGGAGATGGTATAGGTCCAGAGGTTATGGGAGCTACTCTGGATATTCTCAAAGCTTCTGATTTGGAATTTGATTTTCAGGAAGCCCGGGCCGGTTATGCCTGTTTTGAGGATACCGGGACCAATCTACCGGATGAGACAGTAGAAATGGCGAAAAATAGTGATGCAACTCTTTTCGGAGCAGTTACCTCTGTCCCGGAACAGAAAACTGTGGGTTCTATACTGGCACTCAGAAAAAAATTGGGTTTATATGCCAATTTAAGACCAGTTAAATCATATCCTGGGGTAAAAGCAGTTTACGATGATCTGGATATTTTAATAATTCGGGAAAACAGTGAAGGTTTATACTCTGAAATTGAGGAGTACACCGAAGAGGGGGCAACTGCTTTAAGAGTCATCACCCGGAAGGCATCAGAACGCATATCACACGTAGCATTTACAGAAGCTCTTAAAAGAGGTAAAAAACGTGTAACTGCAGTTCATAAGGCCAATGTACTTAGGAAAACTGATGGTGTATTCAGAGATTCTTTCTGGAAAGTTGCCAGTGAATACAACCAGATGGATGATTACCGTGATATTGAGACTGATGAATTTTACGTGGATGCAGCAGCCATGTTTCTGGTCACTGATCCCTATCGGTTCCAGGTACTGGTAACCACCAACCTTTTCGGTGACATATTATCTGATGAGGGTGCTGGACTGGTAGGTGGTCTGGGAATGGCTCCATCCGCTAATATTGGGGATAATAATGGATTGTTTGAGCCAGTTCATGGTTCTGCCCCTGATATTGCGGGGAAAGGGGTGGCTAACCCTGCAGCCATGATTTTATCGGCTTGTTTAATGCTTAATTTTCTGGGAGAGCATCAGGAGGCATTTAAGTTGGAAGAAGCTTTGATAAATGTTCTGGAACAGGGAAAATATCTTACACCTGACCTGGGAGGAACATCCACTACCGAAGAGATGGCCAGAGCAGTCCGTGAAATTTTCGAAAAATAG
- a CDS encoding response regulator: MKILIVEDDERTILDLKSILTELGHNIVKIASSGEEAIQDAGDLNPDLIIINIKLKGQMSGVEAAHKIEDLYKIPIIFLTVFIKNCLNKSLQLPDDAVVLSKPIKRDHLEYCIWRVFNK; the protein is encoded by the coding sequence ATGAAAATTTTAATTGTTGAAGATGATGAAAGAACTATTTTGGATTTAAAATCTATTTTAACAGAATTAGGGCATAATATAGTTAAAATAGCTTCCAGTGGAGAAGAAGCAATTCAAGATGCCGGAGATTTAAATCCAGATCTGATTATAATCAACATAAAATTAAAAGGTCAAATGAGTGGTGTGGAGGCTGCCCATAAGATAGAAGATCTTTATAAAATCCCCATCATCTTTCTCACGGTCTTCATCAAAAACTGTTTAAATAAGTCATTGCAACTACCAGATGATGCTGTTGTTTTAAGTAAGCCCATAAAACGTGATCATTTAGAGTACTGTATCTGGAGAGTGTTTAATAAATAA
- a CDS encoding MIP/aquaporin family protein codes for MFSLMKRSVAELIGTFILVFFGTGAAIITLMISSGQTPPNSFNIGIGVLGGLGDWLAIGLAFGLAITACIYAFGKISGCHINPAVTLALWSVKKFPTRDVGPYILAQLIGAALASFALAYIIGMSAVTTGGLGATAPFEGIGYIQAIVAEAIGTFLLMLAIMGVAVDREAPPGFAGLIIGLTVAGVITTLGNITGASLNPARTFGPYLGDLVMGGSNLWAYFPIYIIGPIVGAILAALVYNYLSEETV; via the coding sequence ATGTTCTCATTGATGAAACGTTCGGTTGCGGAGCTTATTGGAACATTTATCCTTGTTTTTTTTGGTACAGGGGCAGCAATTATAACCCTGATGATAAGTTCGGGTCAAACACCTCCCAACTCATTTAATATTGGCATAGGTGTCTTGGGCGGCCTTGGTGATTGGTTAGCTATTGGTTTAGCTTTTGGACTGGCTATAACTGCGTGTATATATGCATTTGGAAAGATATCGGGTTGTCATATTAATCCCGCAGTGACTCTGGCACTGTGGTCTGTGAAAAAATTCCCCACACGTGATGTTGGTCCCTACATACTTGCTCAACTTATTGGCGCAGCACTGGCCAGTTTTGCCCTGGCTTACATCATTGGAATGAGCGCAGTAACCACCGGTGGATTGGGTGCTACTGCTCCATTTGAGGGTATTGGTTACATCCAGGCCATCGTGGCAGAAGCCATTGGAACATTCCTTCTTATGCTGGCCATAATGGGAGTAGCAGTGGATAGGGAAGCTCCTCCAGGATTTGCAGGATTGATCATCGGGTTAACAGTTGCTGGTGTGATAACAACTTTAGGAAACATCACCGGAGCGTCTTTGAATCCTGCCAGGACATTTGGACCATATTTGGGTGATCTGGTTATGGGGGGTTCTAACCTGTGGGCATACTTCCCCATATATATTATAGGTCCAATAGTGGGAGCCATTCTAGCAGCATTAGTTTACAACTATCTTTCAGAGGAGACAGTATAG
- a CDS encoding HEAT repeat domain-containing protein: MEVEKNVKRLIETLKDDDELVQVQTTEMLEEIGEPAVDQLIDALDNEDKNVRKGSAKVLGLIGDSRSIEPLIETMKDDNKWVRRAASGALSNMGQSAVDPLINTLQDEDWRVRGGAAWALSNLKSTESIDPLINAMNDDSGFVRAGAVMALGNIGGEKAEQALKEALTDKSGYVRRVAQGFLDKD; encoded by the coding sequence ATGGAAGTTGAAAAAAACGTCAAAAGACTGATTGAAACTTTAAAAGACGATGATGAACTTGTGCAAGTCCAGACTACTGAAATGCTGGAAGAAATTGGCGAACCAGCAGTGGACCAGCTCATTGATGCATTGGATAATGAGGATAAAAATGTCCGTAAGGGATCAGCCAAGGTACTGGGCCTGATTGGTGATTCAAGATCTATTGAACCACTTATTGAAACTATGAAGGATGATAATAAGTGGGTTCGCAGAGCGGCTTCAGGAGCACTCAGTAATATGGGCCAATCTGCAGTGGATCCTCTGATCAATACGTTACAGGATGAAGATTGGAGAGTTAGAGGAGGGGCTGCATGGGCTTTGAGCAATCTAAAATCCACCGAATCAATAGATCCATTAATTAATGCCATGAACGATGACAGTGGATTTGTAAGAGCAGGTGCAGTAATGGCCCTTGGAAACATTGGCGGAGAAAAAGCAGAACAAGCACTTAAAGAAGCACTTACAGATAAAAGTGGATATGTTCGCCGGGTTGCTCAAGGTTTCCTGGATAAAGACTAA
- a CDS encoding DUF434 domain-containing protein, translated as MNFNDPILKEAKKDFQYLLERGFPRTGALEYVGNHYLLGQTQRNYLNRTVFSREKIKTRKDKLILLSNVKGKDVLVDGYNVLITTETMFQGVDDLIVNCDDGVTRDVKAVFGKYKRNETTEIALKTIISLLKLFKPKRVLFFYDSPVSLSGELARTTKKILDSCEVPGDAQTSKNVDSKLVSLSHKLGAVVATSDGIIMDKVDSVLDIPAYISRACKR; from the coding sequence ATGAATTTCAATGATCCTATTTTAAAAGAAGCTAAAAAAGACTTCCAGTACCTGTTGGAACGTGGTTTTCCCAGAACTGGGGCTTTGGAATACGTGGGGAATCATTATCTTCTTGGACAGACTCAAAGAAACTACCTGAATCGCACTGTTTTCTCCCGGGAAAAAATTAAAACCCGTAAAGATAAATTAATCCTCCTGTCGAATGTAAAGGGTAAAGATGTTCTGGTGGATGGTTACAATGTTCTCATTACCACTGAAACCATGTTTCAGGGTGTAGATGATTTAATTGTAAACTGTGATGATGGGGTTACCCGGGATGTTAAAGCAGTTTTTGGGAAATACAAAAGAAATGAAACCACTGAAATAGCTCTGAAAACAATCATATCTTTACTGAAACTTTTTAAACCTAAAAGGGTGCTTTTTTTCTATGACAGCCCAGTGAGTTTGAGTGGGGAACTGGCCAGAACCACCAAAAAAATTTTAGACTCCTGTGAAGTTCCAGGTGACGCTCAAACCTCAAAAAATGTGGATTCGAAACTGGTTAGCCTATCCCACAAACTGGGGGCAGTGGTGGCCACCAGTGATGGTATAATCATGGATAAAGTGGATAGTGTGCTGGATATACCAGCTTACATTTCAAGAGCGTGTAAACGTTAA
- the fbp gene encoding fructose-1,6-bisphosphate aldolase/phosphatase, whose protein sequence is MKTTISVIKADVGSIAGHGLAHPAILKKCEEILAKAKEEELLIDYYVTNCGDDTELIMTHKQGEENEEIHEMAWNAFLEGTAIARELKLYGAGQDLLSDTFSGNIKGMGPGVAEMEFKERPSDPVVVFCCDKTEPGAFNLPIYKMFADPFSTAGLVIDPSMHNGFEFEVYDVMEHKKVKLSCPDEMYDLLALLGTISRYVIKRVRRRDDKEIAASISTERLNLMAGQYVGKDDPVAIVRSQSGFPAAGEIVEPFAFPHLVGGWMRGSHNGPLMPVGQKNAYPVRFDGPPRVIALGFQIADGKLVGPADMFDDPAFDRSRALASEVAEYMRRHGPFEPHRLPADEMEYTTLPGVMEKLSGRFEDI, encoded by the coding sequence ATGAAAACCACCATTAGTGTGATAAAAGCAGACGTTGGTAGTATAGCAGGACACGGATTAGCTCACCCCGCAATATTAAAAAAATGTGAAGAGATCTTAGCAAAAGCCAAGGAAGAAGAGCTTCTTATTGATTATTATGTCACCAATTGTGGTGACGACACCGAACTTATAATGACCCACAAACAGGGTGAAGAAAACGAAGAAATCCATGAAATGGCATGGAATGCCTTTTTAGAAGGAACTGCAATTGCTCGTGAACTGAAACTTTACGGTGCAGGTCAAGACCTTTTATCTGACACATTCTCCGGAAACATCAAAGGTATGGGTCCTGGAGTTGCAGAGATGGAATTTAAAGAAAGGCCCAGTGACCCTGTGGTTGTTTTCTGCTGTGACAAGACTGAACCCGGAGCATTTAACCTGCCCATTTATAAAATGTTCGCAGACCCATTCAGCACTGCAGGTCTTGTAATTGACCCATCCATGCACAACGGATTTGAATTTGAAGTTTACGATGTCATGGAACATAAAAAAGTTAAACTGTCCTGTCCTGATGAAATGTACGATTTACTGGCCCTCCTGGGTACCATTAGCAGATACGTCATAAAACGTGTTCGCAGAAGGGACGACAAAGAAATCGCTGCTTCCATCAGTACCGAACGGTTAAATCTCATGGCCGGGCAATACGTTGGAAAAGACGACCCAGTAGCCATAGTAAGATCACAGTCCGGATTCCCAGCAGCAGGAGAAATTGTGGAACCATTCGCATTCCCACACCTGGTGGGCGGATGGATGAGAGGCTCACACAATGGACCACTCATGCCTGTAGGACAGAAAAACGCATATCCCGTACGATTCGATGGACCTCCAAGGGTAATAGCCTTAGGTTTCCAGATCGCTGATGGTAAATTAGTGGGACCCGCCGACATGTTCGATGACCCTGCCTTTGATCGTTCCCGAGCACTGGCCTCAGAAGTTGCCGAGTACATGAGAAGACACGGCCCATTCGAACCACACAGGTTACCTGCTGATGAAATGGAATACACCACCCTACCCGGGGTCATGGAAAAACTCAGTGGAAGATTTGAAGATATTTAA
- a CDS encoding malate dehydrogenase produces the protein MKVSVIGASGRVGKAAAFCLAEESAVSEVVLLSREKSLGQVQGEALDMNDAMAAKDIRVLITPTANFEDIADSKIVVITSGMPRTPEMTRMDVAIPNAKIIAEYSQLVAKHAPESIILVITNPVDVMTYVAYKASGFPRNRVIGLGNHLDSLRLKNLIAKHFNIHVSEIHTRIIGEHGDHMVLLLSSTSIGGILVKYFPQYQSFDVDAIVDKVKNAGSYVINKKGATEYGPAFAISNIVKTIINDEKRILTLTTYLDGEIDDVSDVCLGVPVKLGINGVERIISGKMSDNELEDFKTAARVVKSATDEVMASLEDKVNFSK, from the coding sequence ATGAAGGTTAGTGTAATTGGTGCATCAGGCAGAGTGGGTAAAGCAGCTGCATTTTGCCTGGCTGAAGAAAGTGCAGTTAGTGAAGTGGTACTGTTATCCCGTGAAAAAAGTCTGGGCCAGGTCCAGGGTGAAGCTCTGGATATGAATGATGCCATGGCTGCCAAGGATATTCGGGTACTCATAACCCCCACTGCCAATTTTGAGGATATCGCAGATTCTAAAATTGTGGTAATTACTTCGGGCATGCCAAGAACTCCCGAAATGACCCGTATGGATGTTGCTATCCCCAACGCTAAAATTATAGCAGAATATTCTCAGTTAGTTGCCAAACACGCCCCGGAATCCATAATTCTGGTCATCACCAACCCGGTGGATGTTATGACCTACGTGGCATACAAAGCTTCAGGATTTCCACGAAACAGAGTTATAGGATTGGGAAACCACTTGGACTCACTGCGGTTAAAGAACCTCATTGCCAAACATTTCAACATCCATGTTAGTGAAATACACACACGGATCATCGGCGAACACGGCGACCATATGGTACTGCTTTTAAGCTCCACTTCCATTGGTGGAATACTGGTGAAGTACTTCCCCCAGTACCAGTCCTTTGATGTGGATGCAATTGTGGATAAAGTTAAAAATGCAGGCAGCTACGTCATTAACAAGAAGGGTGCCACTGAATACGGACCTGCTTTCGCTATTTCCAACATTGTTAAGACCATTATAAACGATGAAAAAAGAATACTGACCCTCACCACTTACCTCGACGGTGAAATTGATGATGTAAGCGATGTATGTCTGGGAGTACCTGTAAAATTAGGTATAAATGGCGTGGAACGAATTATCAGTGGAAAAATGAGTGATAATGAACTTGAAGATTTTAAAACAGCCGCCAGAGTTGTTAAAAGCGCCACAGATGAAGTAATGGCATCCCTGGAAGATAAAGTTAACTTTTCAAAATAA